From Daphnia pulicaria isolate SC F1-1A chromosome 4, SC_F0-13Bv2, whole genome shotgun sequence, one genomic window encodes:
- the LOC124337044 gene encoding uncharacterized protein LOC124337044: MLQARGIFKIFIATVIFSTTIDAKSVGITLSAYSEVQSCQPSSDNAIKDFNIHSRQDQSTTLNETSDVQHGICYYNTTENSICLPHYEEWRNIHAAWHHPESGGNVQQQLGQSIIGYLDNHSHSRERCDKSPETCDWCRVGGHVEHYLNRLMKKVESICSLFAINELIHTGSSAEKTNIFRASEFDHLAILENFRQSRSDPNEITYTGNDPAHVNVTGEWPINVSKLLGIFQKSIAEAVELIHSDYLSAPTVILGKTGVTMYFFYHRKPPADAMKISIDIAIGVQVVGNNANSDVVLVPQRPGSVGSQQWRLSYPTLERDMLLKADASVSRVYQLLKFLAALHHSRDNLKREIPRKSSLTTYVLKTCLFRYMHLCYRPDENTWLGQDALRHAFGVLGQFPLNSTEMTSFFNRDIVEFNITAESKKAATEIISKLDKMI; this comes from the exons ATGCTGCAG GCTCGCGGGattttcaaaatcttcatTGCTACCGTGATTTTCTCAACGACGATTGATGCCAAATCAGTGGGCATCACGTTGTCAGCTTATTCCGAAGTTCAATCCTGTCAGCCGTCATCAGACAATGCGATAAAGGATTTCAACATCCATTCTCGTCAGGACCAAAGTACTACTTTGAATGAAACATCTGACGTACAGCATGGCATTTGTTATTACAACACAACCGAAAATAGCATTTGCTTGCCGCATTATGAAGAATGGAGAAACATTCACGCGGCTTGGCATCATCCGGAATCGGGTGGAAATGTCCAGCAACAACTCGGCCAGTCCATTATTGGTTATTTGGACAATCATTCTCACTCTCGAGAACGATGCGACAAGTCACCGGAGACTTGCGATTGGTGTCGTGTCGGAGGCCACGTCGAGCATTACCTGAACCGATTAATGAAAAAGGTAGAATCCATTTGTTCACTTTTCGCAATCAATGAGCTCATTCACACTGGCAGTTCGGCTGAAAAGACCAACATTTTTCGAGCTAGCGAATTCGACCATCTGGCCATCTTGGAGAATTTCAGGCAATCCCGATCGGATCCGAATGAAATCACCTACACCGGTAACGATCCAGCTCACGTGAATGTAACGGGAGAGTGGCCGATTAACGTCAGTAAATTACTGGGCATTTTCCAAAAGTCCATCGCCGAGGCAGTTGAATTAATTCACAGCGATTATTTATCAGCGCCAACGGTCATCCTTGGTAAAACGGGAGTCACCATGTATTTCTTCTACCACCGGAAACCTCCTGCGGATGCGATGAAAATCAGCATCGATATCGCCATCGGAGTTCAAGTGGTTGGCAATAATGCAAATAGTGACGTCGTCTTAGTTCCCCAACGACCCGGATCAGTTGGTAGTCAGCAGTGGCGTTTATCCTATCCAACTTTGGAGCGTGACATGTTGTTGAAGGCGGATGCTTCCGTTTCAAGAGTTTATCAATTGCTGAAATTTCTAGCCGCACTCCACCATTCCAGGGATAATCTGAAACGAGAAATTCCAAGGAAATCCAGCTTGACCACATATGTTCTCAAGACTTGTTTATTCCGTTACATGCACTTGTGTTATCGACCTGATGAAAATACTTGGCTGGGCCAAGACGCCCTCCGTCACGCTTTCGGCGTTTTAGGTCAATTCCCGTTAAACTCCACGGAGATGACgtcgttttttaatcgtgacatTGTCGAGTTCAATATTACTGCCGAGAGTAAGAAGGCTGCCACTGAAATCATTTCCAAGTTAgacaaaatgatttga
- the LOC124336948 gene encoding uncharacterized protein LOC124336948, translating to MSLEFVYASEGYDEFVALCANPAVIESRVDRLRHHQMRNDRVQDQLTSRPRSNHKYRVYASFEILLLQDPAGSSSEKGLDFPGAIFTLCRQSTFNELTESARLLVQHGVEILHTRTGSQSVSFICCYCNFDYVELMRTLVRHDGLSTHVCDALVRLCRNGGADNLIDRVRALTKFGIDVVRLDCDSVDSINVITEDVENIFSKLDDDVVEEESLLESRLGSILKSCRTTIHLKIHSHQGRIIYNHQIDHAEESGLLSFNTRENSIYLPAYREWQNIHSAWHRPEMVANTGPLGQWIFKYLDEHSHRREVCDKSPNHCDWCGVGAHVDDYLSRLMDKVEEMCSLFAVKRFVRYGSSAEKTNIFRASEFDRGVVLLNFGQSPSDPNQIVYTGSDPNYLALKLDGEPNKPINSSTLIGLLMKFTTEAVERVHSVHVFAPTVAFGETCVTVYFLYRGRHPAAAVKVSVDITIAVQAAEQPVMITNGWYISDDTEGVVLLVPHRKGIGDQWRLSYPTLERNMILHAGVEVARVYQLLKFLAALHHARDNLKREIPRKSSLSSYALKTCLFRYMRHHFRPPPWQPEDSLRHAIGILRQFPVNSCEMTSYFNKEIVVFNVTPKSRKAVAEIISMLNQLLESQNYCSRNYFARSAIERKYLTAAV from the exons ATGTCGCTGGAATTCGTTTATGCGTCAGAG GGTTACGACGAATTTGTAGCCTTGTGCGCTAATCCCGCCGTGATCGAGAGCCGTGTCGATCGTTTACGTCATCACCAGATGAGAAACGATCGCGTCCAGGATCAGCTCACATCTCGCCCTCGCAGCAACCACAAGTACCGCGTCTACGCTTCCTTCGAAATCCTCCTGCTGCAGGATCCTGCCGGCAGCAGTAGCGAGAAAGGCCTGGATTTCCCTGGCGCCATCTTCACACTGTGTCGCCAATCAACATTCAACGAACTGACCGAATCGGCCCGGCTGCTGGTCCAGCACGGCGTCGAAATCCTCCACACCCGAACGGGATCGCAATCGGTTTCGTTCATCTGCTGCTACTGCAATTTCGATTACGTCGAATTGATGAGGACCCTCGTCCGGCACGACGGCCTATCCACTCACGTCTGCGACGCCCTCGTCCGTCTCTGCCGGAACGGCGGCGCCGACAATCTCATCGATCGCGTCCGAGCCCTGACCAAATTCGGGATCGACGTCGTCCGCCTGGACTGCGATTCGGTCGACAGCATCAACGTCATCACCGAGGATGTTGAGAACATCTTTTCCAAActggacgacgacgtcgtAGAAGAAGAATCTCTGCTGGAGTCTCGACTGGGATCGATCCTGAAATCCTGCCGGACGACGATCCATTTGAAAATCCACTCGCACCAGGGTAGGATCATCTACAACCACCAAATCGATCACGCCGAAGAGTCTGGCCTGTTGAGTTTCAACACCCGGGAGAACAGCATCTACCTGCCGGCCTACCGGGAATGGCAAAACATTCACTCCGCTTGGCACCGGCCGGAAATGGTCGCCAATACCGGACCGCTGGGCCAGTGGATATTCAAATACTTGGACGAGCATTCGCACCGGCGTGAGGTCTGCGATAAATCGCCAAACCATTGCGACTGGTGCGGAGTGGGGGCCCATGTCGACGACTACCTGAGCCGGTTGATGGACAAGGTGGAAGAAATGTGTTCACTCTTTGCGGTCAAACGGTTCGTTCGCTACGGGAGCTCGGCCGAGAAGACCAACATCTTCCGGGCCAGCGAATTCGACCGCGGGGTGGTCCTGTTGAATTTCGGCCAATCGCCATCCGATCCCAATCAGATCGTCTACACGGGCAGCGATCCTAATTACCTGGCGCTCAAACTGGACGGTGAGCCTAATAAGCCCATCAATTCCAGCACGTTGATCGGCTTGCTGATGAAATTCACGACGGAGGCTGTGGAACGCGTCCACAGCGTCCACGTCTTCGCACCGACGGTGGCCTTTGGCGAAACTTGCGTCACCGTTTACTTCCTGTACCGCGGGCGACACCCGGCGGCGGCCGTCAAAGTCAGCGTCGACATCACCATCGCTGTCCAGGCCGCCGAGCAGCCCGTCATGATTACCAACGGCTGGTACATCTCGGACGACACGGAAGGCGTCGTCCTGTTGGTCCCGCACCGCAAAGGCATCGGCGATCAATGGCGCCTGTCCTACCCGACCCTGGAAAGGAACATGATCCTTCACGCAGGAGTCGAAGTGGCCAGGGTCTACCAGTTGCTCAAATTCCTGGCGGCCCTCCATCACGCCAGGGACAATTTGAAACGTGAAATCCCGAGGAAATCCAGCCTGTCGTCCTATGCACTCAAGACGTGCCTGTTCCGATACATGCGCCACCACTTCCGGCCTCCGCCCTGGCAGCCGGAAGACTCACTCCGGCACGCCATCGGCATCCTGCGCCAGTTCCCCGTTAATTCCTGCGAGATGACGTCTTATTTCAACAAGGAAAtcgtcgtcttcaacgtgacgCCCAAGAGCCGGAAGGCCGTCGCCGAAATCATTTCCATGTTGAATCAATTGCTCGAATCGCAGAATTATTGCTCTCGCAATTATTTCGCCAGATCGGCGATCGAACGAAAATATTTAACTGCCGCCGTGTAA
- the LOC124337010 gene encoding pinopsin-like, producing the protein MAFVNSSRGSILLIVLTSFLFCVSSESPGGRKSLDGYSYSRQEYYDMLLSVANYSEDSTSAGHRLLMPVWAYKSAAGYLLFVSVMGLTLNIIVVLVLLSDQQKMTPLNWMLLNLACCDGITAGFGAPISITAAFHSGWPFSQELCAAYAMIISTAGIGSITTLSVLAILRCKIVVQNHVYSANRFSAFTTRSVRLGCHKATLLLTLIWSYVLLVTCPPMFGWGQYDREPAQISCSVNWELQIGSNRSYIFYIFTFGLIVPTVVIFVCYSNILREVRKVKTEINRGSSLKTSRRLHQKQLSFQSEAAEKRSTVMVAVMIGAFLIAWTPYSILALTETFNGKNYGDSSISPVLATVPSLLAKTSSVLNPIIYGFLNTQFKLAWKKMALRFLRRHGQKLGKDRSITAGLTTTYITVKPSIIYHLPTKELTEGYQIQGIVNNVPPQHQLQPVKLITGNKSPSLSAASPEESSAGIKEQEEQQPVLLVVVRYVSSSIIHHLHTTSAGNSGNWTMT; encoded by the exons ATGGCGTTCGTCAACAGCAGCAGGGGGAGTATTCTCTTGATTGTGTTGACGAGCTTCTTGTTTTGTGTGAGTAGTGAAAGCCCGGGAGGAAGGAAATCGTTGGATGGATACAGTTATTCACGGCAAGAGTACTACGACATGTTATTGTCCGTCGCCAATTATTCGGAAGATTCAACCTCAGCCGGCCATCGTCTGTTGATGCCCGTTTGGGCTTACAAATCAGCCGCTGGTTATCTTCTCTTCGTTAGCGTCATGGGATTGACCCTGAATATTATCGTCGTCCTTGTTCTTCTCAGCGATCAACAG aaaatgacaCCTTTAAATTGGATGCTGCTCAATTTGGCTTGCTGCGATGGGATCACCGCAGGTTTCGG GGCACCCATATCGATTACAGCTGCTTTCCATTCCGGTTGGCCATTTAGCCAAGAATTGTGCGCTGCTTACGCCATGATTATATCAACTGctg GCATCGGATCAATCACAACGTTATCAGTTCTGGCCATTTTGCGATGTAAAATCGTCGTCCAAAATCACGTCTACTCAGCCAATCGGTTCAGCGCTTTCACGACTCGCAGTGTCCGTCTTGGATGTCACAAAGCCACGCTCCTTTTGACGCTCATCTGGAGTTACGTCCTGCTGGTCACCTGTCCGCCCATGTTTGGATGGGGCCAATACGACCGTGAACCTGCCCAAATAAG TTGTTCGGTGAATTGGGAATTGCAAATTGGTAGCAACCGATCGTACATCTTCTACATCTTTACATTCGGATTGATCGTTCCAACGGTGGTCATTTTCGTCTGCTACTCCAACATTTTACGCGAAGTCAGAAAGGTCAAGACTGAAATCAATAGGGGAAGCAGTCTGAAGACTAGTCGTCGTTTGCATCAAAAGCAACTGAGTTTCCAGAGCGAAGCGGCCGAGAAACGGTCGACGGTGATGGTGGCCGTCATGATCGGTGCCTTTCTGATCGCCTGGACTCCTTACTCCATTCTGGCGCTCACCGAGACGTTCAACGGCAAAAATTACGGCGATTCCTCCATTTCACCCGTGTTGGCCACTGTACCCAGTCTCTTGGCCAAGACGTCGTCCGTCCTCAACCCCATCATTTACGGATTCTTAAACACTCAG TTCAAATTGGCTTGGAAGAAAATGGCGTTGCGGTTTCTCCGTCGACATGGCCAGAAACTGGGCAAAGATCGTTCCATTACTGCCGGACTGACAACAACATACATTACTGTGAAACCTTCCATCATCTATCACCTACCAACGAAAGAACTTACCGAAGGATATCAAATTCAGGGAATTGTCAATAACGTTCCTCCTCAACATCAATTGCAGCCAGTCAAGTTGATCACCGGGAATAAGTCTCCGTCGCTATCAGCCGCAAGTCCGGAAGAGTCCAGTGCTGGAATAAAAGAACAGGAGGAGCAGCAGCCCGTCTTGTTGGTGGTCGTCCGCTACGTGTCGAGCAGTATCATCCATCATTTGCATACTACATCCGCAGGAAACTCGGGGAACTGGACAATGACGTAA
- the LOC124337142 gene encoding uncharacterized protein LOC124337142, with product MSACPKNMNYDENVARNISLERQSSNDSYVSSTLESNNSSEDEENSHGTLHRKKSDRAGVHIGKACDEDKDVEAEGSCWYNRSCFSFFTFAPELMQSKPKDNDNIKGNCKKCFQTCSGQVQSTTNWMRHIKKHPDLYADYKKKKERKQARDSVTVSSEMVAARKKRVAVRQSLLSFPSSKTPSKLSKLEQRKIDALIMNCIIMNALPLNTVNDPAFIALINCLNPSANVMDVKKLRSLIDEEKQKFESYTQQYTF from the exons ATGTCAGCATGTCCGAAGAACATGAACTACGATGAGAATGTTGCTCGGAATATTAGCTTGGAAAGACAAAGCTCTAATGACAGTTATGTTTCTTCTACATTAGAGTCAAATAATTCAAGTGAAGATGAAGAGAACAGCCATGGTACTCTACATAGGAAGAAAAGTGATCGAGCTGGAGTTCACATTGGAAAGGCTTGTGATGAAGATAAAGATGTCGAGGCTGAAGGTAGCTGCTGGTATAACCGTTCCTGCTTTTCCTTCTTTACTTTTGCCCCAGAGCTTATGCAATCAAAGCCGAAAGATAATGACAACATAAAGGGGAATTGTAAAAAGTGTTTCCAGACATGCAGTGGGCAGGTGCAATCAACAACCAACTGGATGAGGCATATCAAG aagCACCCAGACTTGTATGCTgattacaagaagaagaaggaaagaaaacaagcTAGAGATAGTGTGACTGTGTCATCCGAGATGGTTGCtgccagaaagaaaagagtaGCTGTTCGTCAATCTCTCCTGAGTTTTCCGTCATCTAAGACCCCATCTAAGCTATCTAAATTGGAACAGAGAAAAATTGATGCTTTGATTATGAACTGCATAATAATGAATGCCCTTCCACTTAACACCGTCAATGATCCAGCTTTCATTGCCCTTATCAATTGCCTTAACCCAAGTGCTAATGTTATGGATGTCAAAAAATTAAGGTCACTTATCGacgaagagaaacaaaaattcgaaTCGTACACTCAACAGTACACTTTTTGA
- the LOC124336995 gene encoding rhodopsin-like, translating into MSTVEFDTSGAKVLWVVLATLLSCASASSLDGRNVVVFDDYVPHQQYLMGIANQNVSEYSVDDPGGHRHLLMPSWAYQMAASYLFFICVIGLILNTIVVIVLLNDPKKMTPLNWMLLNLACSDGIIAGFGAPISAAAAFHCGWPFSHELCVVYAMIVSTTGIASITTLSALAMLRCKLVVQKHVHPPNRISAFTNHSVRLKRHQAALLLTLIWSYSLAVTCPPLFGWGHYDREAGHISCSVNWELKVVNNRSYIFYVFAMGQLVPSVIIVASYFSILRVVRKVKREIEQRSLLVKLQTSMQKNRRRDAAEKRSTVMVAVMIGAFIITWTPYSILALIEFFSDEHTVSPVWATVPCIFAKTAVVLNPIIYGFLNTQFRLTWEKFSIRFLGRPGRPYSGQLAGTSSNEQPQTRQLADFSPAGRLTKILAQSINSSSKTRQNLSSPPCLVERQQQQEEGEEKQESVLIDDPNQLPSPSLISPASEATATRSSNPCVRMEGDEQKEQPVSLEIVRYLPNADLHQIRMLHPLGMH; encoded by the exons ATGTCGACCGTCGAGTTCGACACGAGCGGCGCTAAAGTTCTTTGGGTCGTTCTGGCGACACTTCTATCGTGTGCAAGTGCTTCGAGTTTGGATGGAAGGAATGTAGTAGTCTTTGATGACTACGTTCCACACCAGCAATACCTGATGGGCATTGCCAATCAAAATGTTTCGGAATATTCGGTGGACGACCCCGGCGGTCATCGTCACCTGTTGATGCCAAGTTGGGCTTATCAGATGGCCGCCAGTTACCTGTTCTTCATTTGCGTGATTGGATTGATTCTCAATACCATCGTCGTTATCGTCCTTCTCAACGATCCAAAG AAAATGACACCTTTAAATTGGATGCTGTTGAATCTGGCCTGTTCTGACGGTATCATCGCTGGATTCGG AGCACCAATATCAGCAGCTGCCGCTTTCCATTGCGGATGGCCTTTCAGCCATGAATTGTGCGTCGTTTACGCCATGATAGTATCGACGACAG GAATAGCATCGATTACCACTTTATCAGCTCTGGCCATGTTGCGATGCAAACTCGTCGTCCAGAAGCACGTCCATCCGCCAAATCGAATCAGCGCCTTTACAAACCACAGCGTCCGGCTGAAACGTCACCAGGCAGCACTCCTTTTGACGCTCATTTGGAGTTACTCTCTGGCCGTCACCTGTCCACCTTTGTTCGGATGGGGCCACTATGATCGTGAAGCTGGTCACATAAG CTGTTCGGTGAATTGGGAATTGAAGGTGGTTAATAACCGGTCCTACATCTTCTACGTGTTCGCCATGGGCCAGTTAGTCCCGTCGGTGATCATCGTGGCCTCCTATTTCAGCATTTTACGCGTCGTCCGAAAAGTCAAGAGAGAAATTGAACAGAGGAGTCTACTAGTGAAGCTGCAAACTAGCATGCAGAAAAATCGACGGCGTGACGCCGCCGAGAAACGGTCGACGGTGATGGTGGCCGTCATGATCGGGGCTTTCATCATCACCTGGACCCCGTATTCGATTTTGGCGCTCATCGAATTTTTCAGCGACGAGCATACCGTTTCGCCGGTTTGGGCCACTGTGCCTTGTATTTTCGCTAAAACGGCGGTCGTTCTCAATCCCATTATTTACGGCTTTTTAAACACTCAG TTTCGATTGACTTGGGAGAAATTCTCCATTAGATTTCTCGGCCGGCCCGGACGCCCATACAGTGGCCAGTTGGCAGGCACGTCGAGCAACGAGCAGCCGCAAACGAGACAGCTTGCCGACTTTTCCCCTGCTGGCCGGCTGACAAAAATCTTGGCGCAGAGCATCAATTCATCGTCGAAAACCCGACAGAATCTCAGCAGTCCTCCTTGTCTAGTTgaacggcaacaacaacaagaagaaggagaggagAAACAAGAAAGTGTTTTGATTGACGACCCAAACCAACTGCCATCTCCGTCTTTGATAAGCCCAGCATCAGAAGCGACTGCGACCAGATCGAGTAATCCTTGTGTCAGAATGGAAGGAGACGAACAAAAGGAGCAGCCCGTTTCGCTGGAGATCGTTCGGTACCTCCCCAACGCCGACCTTCACCAAATTCGGATGCTGCATCCGCTGGGAATGCATTAA
- the LOC124337331 gene encoding histone H3 produces MARTKQTARKSTGGKAPRKQLATKAARKSAPATGGVKKPHRYRPGTVALREIRRYQKSTELLIRKLPFQRLVREIAQDFKTDLRFQSSAVMALQEASEAYLVGLFEDTNLCAIHAKRVTIMPKDIQLARRIRGERA; encoded by the coding sequence ATGGCTCGTACAAAGCAGACCGCTCGTAAATCCACCGGTGGCAAGGCACCCCGCAAACAGTTGGCCACCAAAGCCGCTCGCAAGAGTGCGCCGGCCACTGGAGGAGTCAAGAAACCCCATCGTTATCGTCCCGGCACTGTCGCCCTTCGTGAGATCCGTCGCTACCAAAAGTCGACCGAGCTTCTGATCCGCAAGTTGCCATTCCAGCGCTTGGTCAGAGAAATCGCCCAGGATTTCAAGACCGACTTGCGTTTCCAGAGCTCGGCCGTCATGGCCTTGCAGGAGGCCAGCGAAGCTTACTTGGTGGGTCTTTTCGAAGACACCAACTTGTGCGCCATCCACGCCAAGCGAGTCACCATCATGCCAAAAGACATCCAGCTCGCTCGCCGGATTCGTGGTGAACGTGCTTAA
- the LOC124337307 gene encoding histone H4 codes for MTGRGKGGKGLGKGGAKRHRKVLRDNIQGITKPAIRRLARRGGVKRISGLIYEETRGVLKVFLENVIRDAVTYTEHAKRKTVTAMDVVYALKRQGRTLYGFGG; via the coding sequence ATGACTGGTCGCGGCAAAGGAGGAAAAGGACTCGGCAAGGGAGGCGCCAAACGTCATCGAAAAGTTTTGCGTGACAACATCCAGGGAATCACCAAGCCGGCCATCCGTCGTCTTGCCCGTCGTGGTGGTGTCAAGCGAATCTCTGGTCTCATCTACGAGGAGACCCGCGGTGTATTGAAGGTGTTCCTTGAGAATGTGATTCGTGACGCCGTCACCTACACTGAACACGCCAAGAGGAAGACGGTGACGGCCATGGACGTCGTCTACGCGCTGAAACGCCAGGGCCGCACTCTGTACGGTTTCGGCGGTTAA
- the LOC124337261 gene encoding histone H2B.3, whose product MPPKVSGKAAKKAGKAQKNIAKGDKKKKRKRKESYAIYIYKVLKQVHPDTGISSKAMTIMNSFVNDIFERIAGESSRLAHYNKRSTITSREIQTAVRLLLPGELAKHAVSEGTKAVTKYTSTK is encoded by the coding sequence ATGCCCCCCAAAGTAAGCGGAAAAGCTGCGAAGAAGGCCGGCAAGGCCCAGAAGAACATTGCCAAaggagacaagaagaagaagcgcaagaGGAAGGAGAGCTACGCCATTTACATCTACAAAGTGTTGAAGCAGGTCCACCCCGACACTGGCATCTCCTCCAAAGCCATGACCATCATGAACAGCTTCGTCAACGACATTTTCGAGCGCATCGCTGGAGAGTCGTCCCGTCTTGCCCACTACAACAAGCGTTCGACCATCACTAGCCGGGAAATCCAGACGGCCGTCCGTCTGCTCTTGCCCGGTGAGTTGGCCAAGCACGCCGTGTCTGAAGGCACCAAGGCAGTCACCAAGTACACCAGCACCAAGTAG
- the LOC124337237 gene encoding histone H2A: MSGRGKGGKVKGKSKTRSSRAGLQFPVGRIHRMLRKGSYAERVGAGAPVYLAAVMEYLAAEVLELAGNAARDNKKTRIIPRHLQLAIRNDEELNKLLSGVTIAQGGVLPNIQAVLLPKKTDKPAKA, encoded by the coding sequence ATGTCTGGTCGTGGTAAAGGAGGCAAAGTCAAGGGAAAGTCAAAGACCCGTTCCAGCAGGGCCGGACTTCAATTCCCCGTCGGTCGTATCCACCGAATGCTCCGCAAAGGATCGTACGCTGAGCGCGTCGGTGCCGGTGCCCCCGTCTACTTGGCTGCCGTCATGGAGTACTTGGCCGCTGAGGTCCTCGAGTTGGCTGGTAACGCCGCCCGTGACAACAAGAAGACCCGTATCATCCCTCGTCACTTGCAATTGGCCATCCGCAACGACGAAGAGTTGAACAAACTTCTCTCCGGTGTTACCATCGCTCAGGGTGGTGTTTTGCCCAACATCCAGGCCGTTCTCTTGCCTAAGAAGACCGACAAACCCGCCAAGGCTTAA
- the LOC124337202 gene encoding histone H4-like translates to MAWGRVQPMGVQFEGTGVVYKLSTFTKFNHSVFSKISETIIEMTGRGKGGKGLGKGGAKRHRKVLRDNIQGITKPAIRRLARRGGVKRISGLIYEETRGVLKVFLENVIRDAVTYTEHAKRKTVTAMDVVYALKRQGRTLYGFGG, encoded by the coding sequence ATGGCGTGGGGGAGGGTTCAACCAATGGGCGTTCAGTTCGAGGGGACTGGAGTGGTATATAAACTTAGTACTTTTACAAAGTTCAATCAttctgtattttctaaaatatctGAAACCATAATCGAAATGACTGGTCGCGGCAAAGGAGGAAAAGGACTCGGCAAGGGAGGCGCCAAACGTCATCGAAAAGTTTTGCGTGACAACATCCAGGGAATCACCAAGCCGGCCATCCGTCGTCTTGCCCGTCGTGGTGGTGTCAAGCGAATCTCTGGTCTCATCTACGAGGAGACCCGCGGTGTATTGAAGGTGTTCCTTGAGAATGTGATTCGTGACGCCGTCACCTACACTGAACACGCCAAGAGGAAGACGGTGACGGCCATGGACGTCGTCTACGCGCTGAAACGCCAGGGCCGCACTCTGTACGGTTTCGGCGGTTAA